The following coding sequences are from one Aethina tumida isolate Nest 87 chromosome 2, icAetTumi1.1, whole genome shotgun sequence window:
- the LOC109604785 gene encoding transmembrane protein 170A, which translates to MDSVSSVLWLQPIALDTFAKMWYHVFLWALFSSIFVHTAAGLIAFLTLRKHKFGKFFPIGILLMGVITPAVTGIVSSAAIAFVYRASSLPMHPLYALFWGCGQTVVTACMGFTRILATL; encoded by the exons ATGGACTCGGTCAGTTCAGTGCTCTGGTTACAGCCTATTGCACTGGACACATTTGCCAAGATGTGGTATCATGTTTTTTTATGGGCTTTGTTTTCATCTATTTTTGTTCACACG GCTGCTGGACTTATAGCATTTCTCACGTTGAGAAAACACAAGTTTGGCAAGTTCTTCCCTATTGGCATATTGTTGATGGGAGTTATTACACCGGCGGTGACTGGTATAGTGAGTAGCGCGGCCATAGCTTTTGTATACAGGGCGTCCAGTTTGCCCATGCATCCGTTGTACGCGCTGTTTTGGGGCTGCGGACAGACTGTGGTGACGGCGTGCATGGGTTTCACCAGGATATTGGCCACACTCTAA